The Deltaproteobacteria bacterium DNA segment TTGCTGCCGGTTATCCTGCTTATCCTGGCGATTCTTTATGATGTATCCCCTGTCGATATTGTGCCCGACATCCCCATTGTCGGTTACATCGACGATTTTTTCATCACGGCGACCGCTCTTCTCCATTTCCTTCAGAAATGGATGGAGGGAACGAGCCTCGTGCTGGCGGGCATGCTGAAGTGGCTGAAATGGGCCGTTGTGTTCATCGGCATGATAGCGGTCTCCCTGGTGGGACTCGCCGCTTACGGGATCGTGAAGTTGATCTTTTCTATATGATCATCAGGGAAAGGTTAATGGTTATATCGGGAAGCATATTTGAGATGA contains these protein-coding regions:
- a CDS encoding DUF1232 domain-containing protein; this translates as MNISRNDADSTIVMDVADHEKQPSLLLPVILLILAILYDVSPVDIVPDIPIVGYIDDFFITATALLHFLQKWMEGTSLVLAGMLKWLKWAVVFIGMIAVSLVGLAAYGIVKLIFSI